The DNA segment GTTCATTGTTGATTATCGTAGGCATAAATGCAGCATTCATTTCCAGCATTGTTGGAATTCTCTAACAACAACACCGACATACCAACCAGACACCGAAGCGTTCGATAACATGTGTGCTTGCGCTCTGGTGGGTATAGGAAAATCCCTCATTAGAATAAAATGCTCGTTTTGGCTTGAAACCGGTGCATTTTCGGCGGCTGTCCGATAACCGATGAGGGTGTAATATTTCCAGTTTAATCGGTCGCATACCACGGCATACAAATGTgagggggttcgtcgcttgaatTAACATAATACGCGCAGCACTGGGGAAACGTAATATGCCATTAAGAAAGGAACCAGTCGCACACCGTTACCGTTGCGTTTCCGGGACCCAGTAATGGCGGAGGGGGGAAAAGGGGGCAGAAAATGCTGTCGCTCCTTTCTCCCTCCGCGGTGGACACACCGCCGCATTTGCTAGAGATGGCCTAATTTTGGTGGTGAATTTCTTTTGTGTGAACCACGGCAAGTAAGAGCCATTCGATCGAGAGGAGTgaagaagaaaaccaaaaccgGCAGCACCATTCAGTGGGGATGCCGCGGTGCGCAATCTCAGCAGTACCCCCGAGCGAAAGTGTCATGTTTAatgaaaaagcacacaaagaaaagtgcaaccagttTTGTGCAATTTTCTATTGCCCTTACCCGCCCGAGACGGTTGGGGcttgcagcagcaaacggaGCTGCACCTCTCATGGCGGATGCATTTGCTCACACCACCAGCATCTTTAAGAATGAAAGTCATTTTCGTTTAACCTACATTAACCGTCCATTATGCTCAACCGGAGATATGATGCACACGCTGGCCGCTCTAGTGAAAGCGACACACAAGGCAAGTGATTAATCTCTGTCGAGCCGAGCAACAGCAAGTCCGGCGGTGTGGTGTGTTCAGCAGCAATcaaagttatttttaaaaacaccaGCAAATATTACTACCACATTCCTTTCATCACCTTTCGTCGAATGAATAATcgtcaacagcagcagcagcagatcgttTTGTCACGAATCCACGATCCGTTCGCTCATTCATCGTGTCAACACATTTGTAATAATCAACGCGCTACATTGATCACTGATCGAgctgactgtgtgtgtgtgtttcttgcgAGAATGAGCGCAATTTACATCAAGATGCAAAAAACGACGCATCCCATGGCGAAAGAAAATTACGCTTTCCCTTTACCTGTGTCCAACATTACGTACAATTGGTCAGCTTCAAAATGGGCAAGGCAAAAGGCTCTTAtagcgtgtgtgttgttttaatCATTTAAGGAAGCTTAAAATTGATTGGCCACCATTAGGCACaaactaaaaacacacaaacaatcgcTAATTAAATAACAATATTGTCCTGCTGTGTGGGGCAGTGAGTGAATTGTTACGAGAGTCCTTGACAACTTGTCGTCGGCTCGCCCCGACACTTGTACCGAGGATTTCCATTTCCGTACGGATATGCGGCTTCGTCGAGGGCAAGGTGCGTGCGTGCACAGAAAGGTCATGCCCGTGGCACAAACCCCCAGCCAAATTGGTGTCTTGTTTCCTGTCGTTAAATAATCgaccaatcgaacgaacaCACTGGAGGACAGAAGAGTGATAATACTGATACGGCGTGTGCAGTTTTGCTCGATGTCGGAGCGATTGTTGAGTGCACCAGATGCAAGGGAGAAACCAAAGCAACCACAAAACCAGAAGAAGGATGCTTCGATTCTGGTGGTTGGGAAACACGGGAAACCCCTCAAGCGCAAAGGGaacgacgaaaaaaaaacctgttctGCAGCAGCCGAAAAGTGGACAGCCCCAGCAGTGTGTCCAACGGGCTATCAATATTTACTTGGGCGCTTGGGCGAAGAAGTTGGCTCGACCATCAACCCAACCCAACAGGCGATCCCGTGTTTCCAGTTTTGCTCGGAAGGTTTTTCGGGCCATTAACCAAGCCAAAACGCGCGAGGGAAAAAAGCAACCGAAGCAAAGAAACCCTCGAAATAAAACTGGAAATCAAACTCCAAGCAGCACCGTATCGGAAGGAAGAGGAAAGAGAACCGGGGCGTAAAACGTTTTCGATGCCTTTTTGACGCTTCGCAAGGCCGCACTCAGTGCGTTTGCCCATGAAAGGAGGTCCGGGCCACTCAGGGCCAAGATCATGTTTTATCCCTTCTCagaaaaattaatatttaacaaCACCAGCCCCAACCCCGCAGTACACCCAAAAACCGATCACGTTTTTTCGTTCTTCTTGTGCATGCTGGCAGCccgttttttcccttcttttgtTTCGCATATTTTCTGTATGTCCCACTTTACTGCCCTGAAGGTAAGAAGAGAGAAGAGGTTTgcgtttcttcttctcctgttGGGGTTGAATTTTTGTGGTCAACCAACTGCACATCTCGCTCGAACCTGCCAGAAACGTGTCAGAATGGAGAGTTTAAGAAAATATCAATTCCTTTTTTCGAGCAAGCGTACACTCTCTGCTCGCCCGAGGAGGAGGGCAAACAGGGGGGCTTAAGATTGCATCCAAGGGCCCACACCAACACCCAAAACCTAATGAAGAACACCGTACCGCGCCGCCGGAGGAAACAGAACATCGGGCCATTTGGGCTTTTggaaacaatttttaattttcatttggCCGTAGGGAAGAGTAATaacttttcatttcgttttggTGGTGTATATTTACGACTTTGCCCGTTGGGGATGGTAGGCAACAGAACAAACCGGTCCCCCCGGCCGGCGGGTGcattattcatatttatttcctTTGCAGAAGATGCTTCTGCAGCACAATAGGGCATTGAGGAGCATTGAGGTGGAGTAGCCAAAAGCACCCCATGCCGTGATTTTGAGCGTTTAAAATCGAATGCACCACCGCCAGGTCCCGAGCGaagatgatgctgctgatcgTGCTGCAaatttgggtgttttttttttttgcaaaaatgttgCACCGGCAAAGGTCAGAGTCCTGCCGGCCGGAGGCCGATTATTTATGTGATCGGTTTAGCTGTGCTTAAAATAGCCCCTAAAAAGAAGCATAAATTGACCATCCGGAGCTAATTTATTCTTCGGATTGGGCGGAAATGAGTGTTGAGCAGGGAGAAAAGCGAACCATGAGAGCTCCTGTGtggtttaattttcaatttgaaatgcattttaagaagaagaaaaaacagtgGCACGAAGCATCTAGAACATATTACAGAacctttttttgggaaaacaaatattaattaattaattttggtAACAAcgaccatgcgcctccattgcatattaaaatatattttaaactatttaaaaccattttcctccattttaattatttcataaCTCTTTTCATAACGATCAAAAGCATCAAATATAAACCATTAACCCCCCAAAACGCTCTACTTACGGTTTCTCGTTGAGAAATTCGCCGCGCGTAAACTCGGACAGCCGCCTCGTGCTCTTCTTCTGCTCGCCCTTGCGCATCGGCATGATCAGTGGGGACAGCTTGCGGATCGGCCCACTGAGCCCGCTGGCCGCATCGTGCACGTGCTTGCTCCAGCGCGCCGTACGCGACAGCTTCTTCGGCGCAAGCATGTCCAGCGAGTTCGATTTAAAGATCGTCCCGGGCTGAACGACATCCGCCGCCGACGCTAACTGCCGCCGACCGGGCACATCCAgcagatggtgctgctgctgctgcggccggGTCGGTTGCAGCGGTTCCAGCACCTTCACTGCACCACCCTCCACCATCGCTCCTGCTTCACCCGTTTCGCCAACAACTTCGTCGATCTTCGTACAGAGCGCCGACGCGACGGTGGCCGATTTGCGCATCTTGCCGATGCGCGCGTACAGCTCATCGACCGACAGCTGATGGCGCTGGACCTGCTGCTGGGCGGCCCGCAGCTTCGCCGTGGCGCTCTTGTACAGGTCCTCATCGCTGGCCGCTATCTGCTTCAGCCGGGCACTGTCCAGCCGGGGCTCTTCGGCCGGCGCCGTCAGGCTAACCGTTGGGCAGGAAACCTTCGGCGACGGCGAGTGCGACGAGCTGTAGGAGAGAATGTTCGAGAAGCGGCGCGTTCGCGTTGGCTTTCTCGCTTGACCAACGGATTTCGGTGTCGTGTAGTCGGGTGACGGTGGTGCCGTTTCGTCACCAGTCTTTTGTGCAGCAGCTCCTTCTAGGGAACTCCCCTTGGCAGGGGTTGCTGTACCGATCGCCGCTAGATTCAGCTCGTTGCGATCGTTCTCATTGCTCAGGTGCAGCTCCTCCTCGGTGATCTTCTTCACCAGAAACCGATTCTTGCCGGCCTTATCCTTCGGTGAGGCCGCCGGATCGGCCGCCTTCTTCGAGTGGATGATGTCGTAGATCGTGGACAGCGTAGGCGGCGGCTGAGCATCGTCCGGACCGGCGGGCGCAGACTTCTTCCTCGCGTTCGTCCCTAttggcagctgctgctggtgctggtgcttgCCCTGCAGTATGTCGTAGATCGTGCCCAGCTTCACCGAGCCGTAGTGCGTGGCCGTACCGCCGACCTTCCGCTTGGCGTACTTCTCCGACAGTGCGCGCTTGCGCAAAAAAACGTCCTCGGCCGCGTCCGACTTGCGGTGCAGTATCTCGTAGATCGTGCCGTACGTCATGTACTTGTCGTACCGCTTGTACGCCTTGCTGCCGTACGAGATCAGCTTGTCGTAGATCTTGTAATTCTTGCGGTAGATCTCATCCGCCGTCCGCCGCGTGAGTGCCAGCTGGCCCAAATCCTTGATCAGCGGACTTGCCGCCGTCCCTGCCGGTGCCGACGACTTCCGATCGCTGCGCAGAATGTCGTAAATGGTGCTCCCCTTCACCAGCTCCCGGCCCGACGCCGACCGCTGAATGTCTGCTGCGGGCGTGCCGCCTCCGCCCGCCGTCGGCGGCTTCTTCAGGCTGAGGCGACGCGAGTTTTTGCGCTTCATCTTAAACAAGTTGCCGACTGCCGAGGCGCCCGTTATGGTGCTGGCGGCCGATGCGGGCAGCGTTGCCGCTCGTTGCGCCCGCGcatcctgctcctcctcctcctgctgctcCCTTGACTCCCGGTCCGGCTCTTCCTCGGCCGTCGTCTTCAAACTGCTAAAGCTAGTATCACAAATTTTGACTAACGCCTTGAACTCCTCGTATGACTTGCGGCGCGCCTTCACGCTCTCCTTCTCGTCCACGCTCGGCAGCGGCAGGCCGGCCGTGTTGCTGGCCCGTCCAGCGTGCCCAACAACGTCACTGGCCggagctgctgccgctgctgccgccgccgccaccgccgtctCCTGCCGGAACAGCGACTTGAACTCTTCGTACGACTTGCGCCGATTGCGCGACTGCGTCACCAGACACTCTTTGATCTGCACCTGCGACAGATCGTTCAACCGATCGTTTCCATCGTCTTCCTCCTGCTCACTGCTGGCACCACCCTTCGGCTGGCGTTCCTCCACCGtgctttgctgctgttgctgttgctgtagctgctgcttcagctgctgccgctgctgctgatcgatgAAGCCCGAATCCATCGAGCTGACGGTGCAGGTCGAGTCGAAGCTTGTCTTCCTGCTCGTGCTGCCGAGCGGCGGGTGCTTGAGCGGCGAACCGGACGCGCCGGAGATGAAAATTTCCGGCATTGCCGGATGGGCGCCgacttcctcctcctccaccaccagctgctgctgctgtctgtcGCGCGGTTTGCTGGTGCGCATGCGCCGTCCCTCCACCATATGGCCGCTGCGCCGCAGCGCGTCCAGGCGCGACTTTAGCTTCAGCTTCTTGTTGACCGTCGCGTACACTGGCGAACCTTCGGCGAAGTGTTTCTTCTTGCTGCCACTACTATtgccacctccaccaccatccgAGACAGTGGTAATACCTGCTGGCGTAGTGTCTCCCgcaccaacaacaccaacaccaccaccggatCGATCACTTCGGCTGGAGCTTTTGCGTATGACCGGGCGACGGCTTTTGGTGATTTTGTAATTGATGAAGCGCTTAAAGTACAGGTTGGAGATGCTGTACACTGGGTCGCAGTAGAGGCGCGCCTTCGCCCGACCGTTCAGTACGCGCGACAGCAGCTTGGAGCTGTTGTTCAGTGCGGTCAGGCTGCGCGTGCGCTGGCTGGGCAGGTTGGAGCAGCTGGACGTTGGGTCGTTCATGCATTTGGCACAGCACAGAAATTCGTACAGCAGCTCGGGCCCGAGCAGTTCGGcaccaagcgacgaacctccgCTTCGCTCCAACGCTCCCTGCTGCTGTTCGCCATCACGGTGCTCCTGCTGCCGCTCTTCACCGTCCACGTGGTTGGCAGCGTCGTCGATTGGAAAATCAATCATCTCCTGCTGCTCACCAGCACCTAGACGATCGTCTCGAGCGTCTGTCGCTTCTTCTACGCCTCCTCCACCGGTTCGCCTATGCTCCACCTCATTCTCGTCCTGCTGTCGAGGTACCGTTGCATTCGCCCGACTCGGATCAATGTCCCCCCGGCCGTCCAGCTGCTGTTCGAGCATGACGCGCAGCTTCTCGGCCGCCTCGAGCCGCCGCCTCCTATCACTACCAgtcgctgctgttgct comes from the Anopheles coluzzii chromosome 2, AcolN3, whole genome shotgun sequence genome and includes:
- the LOC120952977 gene encoding uncharacterized protein LOC120952977 isoform X1, translated to MSAVPVVWCSDPNSSEKKQPFALQGIQLQGNITEKHVLAMKELINAASEGRLLLPTDGAIVLLDCGLSIGSMVIEGKAGKEVAAAAAAGNNSTANGELLLPAAGNHKSILPYRPAANNCDQPSPVDGVEGGDCNNHNSSSSDSSDESDRIAATAATGSDRRRRLEAAEKLRVMLEQQLDGRGDIDPSRANATVPRQQDENEVEHRRTGGGGVEEATDARDDRLGAGEQQEMIDFPIDDAANHVDGEERQQEHRDGEQQQGALERSGGSSLGAELLGPELLYEFLCCAKCMNDPTSSCSNLPSQRTRSLTALNNSSKLLSRVLNGRAKARLYCDPVYSISNLYFKRFINYKITKSRRPVIRKSSSRSDRSGGGVGVVGAGDTTPAGITTVSDGGGGGNSSGSKKKHFAEGSPVYATVNKKLKLKSRLDALRRSGHMVEGRRMRTSKPRDRQQQQLVVEEEEVGAHPAMPEIFISGASGSPLKHPPLGSTSRKTSFDSTCTVSSMDSGFIDQQQRQQLKQQLQQQQQQQSTVEERQPKGGASSEQEEDDGNDRLNDLSQVQIKECLVTQSRNRRKSYEEFKSLFRQETAVAAAAAAAAAPASDVVGHAGRASNTAGLPLPSVDEKESVKARRKSYEEFKALVKICDTSFSSLKTTAEEEPDRESREQQEEEEQDARAQRAATLPASAASTITGASAVGNLFKMKRKNSRRLSLKKPPTAGGGGTPAADIQRSASGRELVKGSTIYDILRSDRKSSAPAGTAASPLIKDLGQLALTRRTADEIYRKNYKIYDKLISYGSKAYKRYDKYMTYGTIYEILHRKSDAAEDVFLRKRALSEKYAKRKVGGTATHYGSVKLGTIYDILQGKHQHQQQLPIGTNARKKSAPAGPDDAQPPPTLSTIYDIIHSKKAADPAASPKDKAGKNRFLVKKITEEELHLSNENDRNELNLAAIGTATPAKGSSLEGAAAQKTGDETAPPSPDYTTPKSVGQARKPTRTRRFSNILSYSSSHSPSPKVSCPTVSLTAPAEEPRLDSARLKQIAASDEDLYKSATAKLRAAQQQVQRHQLSVDELYARIGKMRKSATVASALCTKIDEVVGETGEAGAMVEGGAVKVLEPLQPTRPQQQQHHLLDVPGRRQLASAADVVQPGTIFKSNSLDMLAPKKLSRTARWSKHVHDAASGLSGPIRKLSPLIMPMRKGEQKKSTRRLSEFTRGEFLNEKPWYFRKIKRIEAEKKLLLPENEHGAFLIRDSESRHNDYSLSVRDGDTVKHYRIRQLDEGGFFIARRTTFRTLQELVEHYSKDSDGLCVNLCKPCVQIEKPVTDGLSHRTRDQWEIDRTSLKFVRKLGSGQFGDVWEGLWNNTTPVAIKTLKSGTMDPKDFLAEAQIMKKLRHVKLIQLYAVCTLEEPIYIITELMKHGSLLDYLQGKGRSLKLPQLIDMAAQIAAGMAYLESQNYIHRDLAARNVLVGDNNIVKIADFGLARLIKEDEYEARVGARFPIKWTAPEAANYSKFSIKSDVWSFGILLTELVTYGRIPYPGMTNAEVLTQVEHGYRMPQPQNCNTPLYEIMLECWNKDPMRRPTFETLQWKLEDFFTMDPSEYKEAAPF